A stretch of the Enterobacter mori genome encodes the following:
- the tssI gene encoding type VI secretion system tip protein TssI/VgrG: MADSTGLQYTFVANTLMPGALTVAAFELKEGLSEPYELNLELATQHDDIAFPRVLDDGAELQIWFNGELKRRVHGLVTRFARNDTGHQRTRYSVTLRPDLWLLSLEHHSRIFQQQTPQQIITQLLQKAGITAFHFSLRYDHPVREYCVQYRESTLDFISRLAAEEGISWYFRFTGKAHEVVFIDDYTFLPKGETLPWNPHRRGLNEGASIQRFSYEENLRVSQVLLKEYTFKNPAWAMLYREQGNKAPYRHHQMQHYDYPGRYKTDFNGDAYSGYRLDALRRDAMQALGVSDSPSLTAGDCFSLISHPYDDFNCVWQTVSLIITGHQPQSQEEEAGVKGTWLECHFTAIPDKITWRPEPSPRPRVDGPQIATVVGPEGEEIWCDEVGRVRVQFPWDLEGENNENSSCWIRVAQGWAGSRYGAMAIPRIGHEVIVSFLEGDPDQPIITGRTYHVANVPPHSLPVHKTRTVLRTDTHKGAGYNELSFEDENDNQLIYFHAEKDFQTKVKNNEYLVVEQDRFATIHHDQREEIKNDKTSIVEHDHIERVHHDQMINVIHNQQIQVDNQYLFHVLNQRKDTMGADYTEETAGDHHHTVAGWYELQAGKKVTVTTRELQLIGSEKVVIQGPNGKIVMDSSGISISSSLLKINAMTKITASASGALNSLEVAAMNGDPLSEICPICKQSLS, translated from the coding sequence ATGGCTGACAGTACCGGCCTTCAGTACACCTTTGTCGCGAATACGTTAATGCCAGGCGCATTAACCGTCGCTGCATTTGAGTTAAAGGAAGGGCTTTCTGAGCCCTATGAATTGAACCTTGAGCTGGCCACTCAGCATGACGATATTGCTTTCCCACGCGTGCTGGACGATGGCGCTGAGCTGCAGATTTGGTTTAACGGTGAGTTGAAGCGTCGCGTTCACGGCCTGGTCACCCGATTCGCCCGCAACGACACCGGACACCAGCGTACGCGTTACAGCGTGACGCTCCGGCCGGACCTGTGGTTACTTTCACTTGAGCATCACTCCCGTATTTTTCAGCAGCAGACGCCCCAGCAAATTATTACGCAGCTGCTGCAAAAAGCAGGGATCACGGCGTTTCATTTCTCATTGCGCTATGACCATCCGGTGCGTGAATACTGCGTGCAATACCGTGAATCCACGCTGGACTTTATCTCTCGCCTTGCGGCCGAAGAGGGGATTTCGTGGTACTTCCGTTTCACGGGCAAGGCGCATGAGGTGGTCTTTATCGATGACTACACCTTTTTACCAAAAGGAGAGACCCTACCCTGGAATCCTCATAGACGGGGTCTGAATGAGGGGGCCAGCATACAGCGGTTCAGCTATGAGGAAAATTTACGCGTTTCCCAGGTGCTGCTAAAAGAGTACACCTTTAAGAATCCGGCATGGGCAATGCTTTATCGTGAGCAGGGTAACAAAGCACCGTATCGTCATCATCAGATGCAACACTATGATTACCCCGGCCGCTATAAAACGGATTTTAATGGCGATGCCTACAGTGGCTATCGCCTGGATGCACTCCGGCGTGACGCAATGCAGGCGCTCGGCGTTTCCGATTCTCCGTCATTGACGGCGGGGGATTGCTTCTCGCTGATCTCCCATCCTTACGATGATTTTAACTGCGTCTGGCAAACCGTATCCCTGATTATCACGGGCCACCAGCCACAGTCGCAGGAGGAAGAGGCAGGGGTGAAGGGAACCTGGCTTGAATGTCATTTCACTGCGATTCCGGACAAAATCACTTGGCGACCAGAACCCAGCCCGCGCCCTCGCGTGGATGGGCCGCAAATCGCCACCGTCGTAGGGCCGGAAGGCGAAGAGATCTGGTGTGATGAAGTAGGGCGGGTGCGGGTTCAGTTCCCCTGGGATCTGGAAGGTGAAAACAACGAAAACAGCTCCTGCTGGATCCGCGTGGCGCAGGGATGGGCCGGGAGTCGTTATGGTGCAATGGCCATCCCGCGTATCGGTCATGAAGTGATTGTATCGTTCCTGGAAGGCGATCCTGACCAGCCAATCATCACCGGCAGAACGTACCACGTTGCGAATGTCCCGCCTCATTCTTTGCCGGTGCACAAAACCCGTACCGTTTTACGTACCGACACCCATAAGGGGGCGGGTTATAACGAATTATCGTTTGAGGATGAAAACGACAACCAGCTTATCTATTTCCATGCGGAAAAAGATTTCCAGACCAAGGTTAAAAATAATGAATACCTGGTTGTTGAACAGGATCGTTTTGCCACCATCCACCATGACCAGCGGGAGGAAATCAAGAACGACAAAACGTCCATCGTTGAACACGATCATATTGAGCGTGTTCACCACGATCAGATGATCAACGTCATCCATAACCAGCAAATTCAGGTTGATAACCAATATCTCTTTCATGTTTTGAACCAGCGTAAAGACACGATGGGGGCCGACTACACCGAAGAAACGGCGGGCGACCATCATCACACCGTTGCGGGCTGGTATGAGTTGCAGGCGGGGAAAAAGGTGACTGTCACCACCCGTGAGCTGCAGCTCATTGGCTCGGAAAAAGTCGTGATTCAGGGGCCAAACGGCAAGATTGTCATGGATAGCAGCGGGATATCGATATCCAGCAGCCTGCTCAAAATCAACGCCATGACAAAAATTACAGCCAGTGCCAGCGGCGCGCTCAACTCGCTTGAAGTGGCCGCCATGAATGGCGATCCGCTATCAGAAATTTGCCCAATCTGTAAACAATCATTGAGTTAA
- the tssM gene encoding type VI secretion system membrane subunit TssM yields MGLLAIWLWGPLWTWGEIKPLGSAGNRIVATLLLLLLGLSAVSWYLYKQVQRVLPGQQATEILPYQASVDYQTRFLDEWLQHYSQRSHLKNAMYSRPWYMMMGESISGKSTLIHKSDQVIPLNFKSELKREMYDGKALKTLGLFLTEPAVLIDPPGEFFQQDEHDKDKGHHRGGRLLQHLLDWLIAHRPRQPLNGVVLTINVQELMAMTAESRRMWAQRWQTHILALSDRFACRVPVYLIINKIDVLNGFEAIYPALSQHMRNKVLGVSFSLEAEQGDRWRKELKAFWEEWQQNLNQLMPEQMINGTTIDLRTALFCFIGQLSALQTVTGETINDLLRHYNRDPGRQMLIRGCYFTSAIQQNRRSDFFQDVIAERYGLHSTTQGAWQPKDNQNGYFLHDLFSNILFSEPNLAGENDEFTRVRRHNLTLATVIAGGVTVSLLSGWYYYYLKNYRAGELALKKVETFQKIGSPDSSQPLGADWLPHMDIIRDATLSYGDYHDKNSLFSDMGLYQGDRIGQLVEKTYLRFLTLRFLPQLMADLQKQLEIAPDNSDEKLALLRIMRMLEDKSGRSIPLVEEYMRGRWQKAFTGQREVQERLMQHLDYALQHTDWAGERRKGDRDAITAWEPFAGDVQSAQRELSKLPLYQRVYQNLGIKAREQLPPDLDLRTEIGAQFDAVFVADEDALLKIPQFWTRYGLGHYLTKQMDRLVDITGLDAWVLKLTEHTDYSEADKREIQRQITDRYVGDYVSRWRNALTNLSIRPFADISEATDALDAVLNNGQPIWRALLLLRDNTQNQLQAAIVDPDIPVAGAAKKEQKVAQVLNIAQKNTLEKMENQPEYVLLNRIGRSFTEQKALVDHSDDQNGQLRQAYTALTAMNAELHRISNAPEPGKAALLLVQMRFQQNNADSFFSAKQMSRNLSDPLGRWVGQLADNSWEAVMGLALQSLEKEWSDKVVTPFLSQLADKYPFNSKATKDVALSDMERFFAPDGVIDSFYKDNLKVFVEGHASAVDGRSVIRPEIVKSLQKAEKIRSVLFSKQNGFGIQYAISPIELSSNKRRAVLNLDGQLIDYTQGNPTTAHLVWPNAMRAGNESKITLVPNAVGASPRSIGYSGPWATFHILDKGELTSIQDGSFDIRFTVDGGTVSYRIYMDASDNPFAGDIFSQFTLMDQLY; encoded by the coding sequence ATGGGGCTGCTTGCTATTTGGTTATGGGGCCCTCTGTGGACATGGGGAGAAATAAAACCGCTGGGATCGGCTGGCAACCGCATTGTGGCAACGTTGCTTCTTTTGCTGCTGGGGCTGAGTGCTGTCAGCTGGTATCTCTATAAACAAGTGCAGCGTGTCTTGCCCGGTCAGCAGGCAACAGAAATCCTGCCTTACCAGGCAAGTGTCGACTATCAGACGCGTTTTCTGGATGAATGGCTGCAGCACTATTCCCAGCGAAGCCACCTTAAAAATGCTATGTACAGCCGTCCCTGGTACATGATGATGGGGGAGAGCATCAGCGGCAAAAGTACCCTGATCCACAAATCCGATCAGGTTATTCCGCTCAACTTCAAGAGTGAGCTGAAGCGAGAGATGTACGATGGCAAAGCGCTTAAAACGCTGGGGCTGTTCTTAACCGAGCCTGCCGTTCTGATCGATCCCCCCGGAGAATTCTTCCAGCAAGATGAACACGATAAAGACAAGGGGCACCATCGGGGCGGGCGGTTACTGCAGCATCTTCTGGACTGGTTAATAGCGCATCGTCCTCGCCAGCCGCTTAATGGGGTGGTTTTAACGATTAACGTCCAGGAATTGATGGCGATGACGGCAGAGAGTCGCCGTATGTGGGCGCAACGGTGGCAAACCCATATTCTGGCGCTAAGCGATCGTTTCGCATGCCGTGTTCCGGTCTATCTCATCATCAATAAAATAGATGTACTGAATGGTTTTGAGGCGATATACCCTGCTTTATCGCAACATATGCGCAATAAGGTCCTTGGGGTTTCATTCTCATTAGAGGCGGAACAAGGTGACAGGTGGCGCAAAGAGCTTAAAGCATTTTGGGAAGAGTGGCAGCAAAATCTAAATCAGCTGATGCCTGAGCAGATGATCAATGGGACCACAATCGATCTTCGCACGGCGTTGTTTTGCTTTATAGGTCAACTTTCTGCGCTGCAAACGGTGACCGGAGAGACCATCAACGATCTGTTAAGGCATTACAATCGCGATCCGGGCAGACAAATGCTTATCCGTGGCTGCTATTTTACGTCGGCCATTCAACAAAACAGGCGCAGTGACTTCTTCCAGGATGTGATTGCAGAAAGGTATGGATTACATTCAACGACGCAAGGTGCCTGGCAACCAAAAGATAACCAGAATGGATATTTTCTTCACGATCTTTTTTCGAATATTCTTTTTTCAGAACCTAATCTTGCTGGTGAGAACGATGAATTTACCCGCGTCCGGCGCCATAATTTAACGCTCGCAACGGTCATTGCTGGTGGGGTGACGGTATCGCTGCTCAGTGGCTGGTATTATTACTATCTCAAGAACTATCGGGCAGGAGAGTTAGCGCTCAAAAAAGTCGAGACTTTCCAGAAAATTGGCTCGCCTGATTCCAGTCAACCGCTCGGGGCTGACTGGTTACCGCACATGGACATTATTCGTGATGCCACCCTGTCTTATGGCGATTACCATGATAAGAACTCGCTGTTTTCAGATATGGGGTTATATCAGGGAGACAGAATTGGACAGCTGGTTGAAAAGACCTATCTCCGTTTTCTGACGCTACGTTTTTTGCCACAGTTAATGGCAGATCTGCAGAAGCAGCTGGAAATTGCACCCGATAACAGCGACGAAAAATTAGCGCTACTGCGCATTATGCGCATGCTTGAGGACAAGAGTGGGCGCAGTATCCCGCTTGTTGAAGAGTATATGCGCGGACGCTGGCAAAAAGCATTTACCGGCCAGCGAGAGGTGCAGGAACGACTGATGCAGCATCTGGACTACGCGCTTCAACATACCGACTGGGCAGGAGAGCGGCGTAAAGGCGATCGAGACGCGATTACCGCCTGGGAGCCGTTTGCCGGCGATGTGCAAAGTGCCCAGCGTGAGTTGAGTAAGCTCCCGCTATACCAGCGTGTTTATCAAAACCTGGGCATTAAGGCTCGAGAACAACTTCCGCCAGATCTCGATCTTCGCACCGAAATTGGGGCCCAGTTTGATGCGGTATTTGTCGCCGATGAAGACGCGCTGTTGAAAATTCCTCAGTTCTGGACGCGCTATGGTCTGGGGCACTACTTGACCAAACAAATGGATCGTCTGGTAGATATCACTGGGTTAGATGCATGGGTGTTAAAACTGACTGAGCATACTGACTACAGTGAGGCGGATAAACGGGAGATCCAGCGTCAGATTACTGACCGCTATGTTGGCGATTATGTGAGCCGCTGGCGCAATGCGCTCACCAATCTCTCTATTCGACCTTTTGCCGACATCTCTGAAGCGACTGATGCGTTGGATGCGGTATTAAATAACGGACAGCCAATCTGGCGAGCCTTGCTGTTATTACGCGATAACACGCAAAATCAGCTTCAGGCCGCTATTGTCGATCCTGACATTCCGGTTGCCGGTGCGGCTAAAAAAGAACAAAAGGTTGCGCAGGTGCTTAACATTGCGCAGAAAAATACGCTGGAGAAAATGGAGAATCAACCTGAGTATGTGTTACTCAACCGTATTGGTCGCTCCTTTACAGAACAGAAAGCGTTGGTCGATCACAGTGACGATCAGAACGGACAGTTGCGCCAGGCATACACTGCGCTGACAGCAATGAATGCCGAATTGCATCGCATCAGTAACGCCCCGGAGCCAGGCAAGGCGGCGCTGCTACTGGTGCAGATGCGTTTCCAGCAAAACAATGCTGATTCGTTCTTCTCTGCGAAACAGATGTCGAGAAACCTCTCTGACCCTCTCGGACGTTGGGTTGGCCAACTGGCAGATAATAGCTGGGAAGCTGTTATGGGTCTTGCATTGCAATCACTTGAAAAAGAGTGGTCAGATAAGGTTGTAACCCCATTCCTTTCACAGCTGGCTGACAAATATCCGTTTAACAGTAAAGCGACGAAAGACGTTGCTCTCAGTGATATGGAACGCTTCTTTGCCCCGGACGGTGTCATCGACAGTTTCTACAAAGATAACCTGAAAGTGTTCGTTGAGGGACACGCCAGTGCTGTGGATGGTCGCTCGGTGATTCGCCCAGAAATCGTTAAGTCTCTCCAGAAAGCGGAGAAAATCCGTTCGGTTTTATTCTCAAAACAAAATGGTTTTGGTATTCAATATGCTATATCACCGATAGAGCTCAGTTCCAACAAGCGTCGTGCTGTCCTGAATCTTGACGGGCAATTGATTGATTATACGCAAGGGAACCCTACGACGGCCCATCTTGTCTGGCCAAATGCGATGCGCGCCGGAAATGAAAGCAAAATTACGCTTGTGCCCAATGCGGTGGGAGCATCGCCACGGAGTATAGGGTATTCTGGTCCATGGGCAACTTTCCATATTCTTGATAAAGGTGAATTGACCAGTATTCAGGATGGCAGCTTTGATATCCGCTTCACAGTTGACGGTGGAACAGTGAGCTATCGTATTTATATGGATGCATCCGATAATCCATTCGCTGGAGATATATTTAGTCAATTTACATTGATGGATCAACTATACTGA
- the secG gene encoding preprotein translocase subunit SecG, with product MYEALLVIFLIVAIALVALIMLQQGKGADMGASFGAGASGTLFGSSGSANFMTRTTAILATLFFIISLVLGNINSNKTSKGSEWENLSAPAKTEQTQPAAPAKPTSDIPQ from the coding sequence ATGTACGAAGCTCTTTTAGTTATTTTCCTTATTGTAGCCATCGCTCTCGTAGCGCTGATCATGCTGCAGCAAGGTAAAGGCGCTGATATGGGAGCCTCCTTCGGAGCAGGCGCTTCCGGTACGCTGTTTGGTTCAAGTGGTTCTGCGAACTTCATGACCCGCACAACGGCGATTCTGGCTACGCTGTTCTTCATCATCAGTCTGGTGCTGGGCAATATCAACAGCAACAAGACCAGTAAAGGAAGCGAGTGGGAAAATCTGAGCGCACCAGCAAAAACTGAGCAGACTCAGCCAGCTGCACCGGCTAAGCCAACCAGCGATATCCCGCAGTAA
- a CDS encoding Hcp family type VI secretion system effector has product MPTPCYISIQGKTQGNITSGAFTSDSVGNIYVQGHEDQMLVQEFEHVVTVPTDPQSGQPSGQRAHKPFRFTVALNKAVPLLYNALASGEMLPKVEMKWYRTSIEGKQEHFFSTILDDATIVDIDCQMPHCQDLQKAEFTQLVKVSLAYRKITWEHTVSGTSGADDWRAPIEA; this is encoded by the coding sequence ATGCCAACTCCATGTTATATCTCAATCCAGGGCAAAACCCAGGGTAACATTACTTCCGGTGCGTTCACATCTGACTCTGTCGGTAACATCTATGTTCAGGGACATGAGGACCAGATGCTGGTTCAGGAATTCGAACATGTCGTTACGGTTCCGACCGATCCGCAGTCAGGCCAGCCATCAGGCCAGCGTGCGCATAAACCGTTCAGATTCACTGTTGCATTGAATAAAGCGGTTCCTCTTCTTTACAATGCCCTGGCTTCCGGCGAGATGCTGCCTAAAGTTGAAATGAAATGGTATCGCACGTCAATTGAAGGCAAGCAGGAACACTTCTTCTCAACCATCCTGGATGATGCGACCATTGTGGATATCGACTGCCAGATGCCGCACTGTCAGGATCTGCAGAAGGCGGAGTTTACACAGCTGGTAAAAGTGTCTCTGGCTTATCGTAAGATTACCTGGGAACATACTGTATCAGGTACGTCTGGTGCTGATGACTGGCGTGCGCCAATCGAAGCGTAA
- a CDS encoding DUF4123 domain-containing protein, with protein MEKSFWHLRDEDRRVLEQGTENAMICNALRDVSKRDDIPALPSGLEGMCWLEEQVKRAREHNLFTRGGFPRMLAISLIGGSHFWLQADVQALLSQGALGPEKLTILEELALLNPCSLNPRAPVKTDVTQNTIYRLCEAGLPLWVIVDNALDASVQGMADALEVASYSLFRADEQALAVKGPWLLAAWTKPRLVQYILSRPEYGFNALWLVADVDEPEQLIRHLQGLLYIKEEGGASSRFRFYDPRVFNHWLQNLASVRLADFFGPVQMWISPDPNPLMTAQRAWQYKWVDGQMNSSEIPLQQRVNNE; from the coding sequence ATGGAAAAGTCGTTTTGGCATTTACGCGATGAAGACCGTCGGGTACTTGAACAGGGAACAGAAAATGCGATGATTTGTAATGCCCTGCGGGATGTCAGTAAGCGCGATGATATTCCTGCTTTGCCGTCGGGCCTGGAGGGAATGTGCTGGCTTGAAGAGCAGGTTAAGCGTGCGCGGGAACATAACCTGTTTACGCGCGGAGGGTTTCCACGCATGCTGGCGATCTCTCTTATCGGGGGAAGCCATTTCTGGTTACAGGCAGACGTGCAGGCTCTGCTGAGCCAGGGGGCACTAGGCCCGGAGAAATTAACGATTCTAGAAGAGCTGGCCTTACTTAACCCGTGTTCCCTAAACCCCAGAGCGCCGGTTAAAACCGATGTCACGCAAAATACGATTTACCGTCTGTGTGAAGCAGGGCTGCCATTGTGGGTTATTGTCGATAACGCCCTTGACGCCTCCGTTCAGGGAATGGCCGATGCGCTGGAGGTGGCGAGTTATTCACTGTTTCGTGCTGATGAACAAGCGCTCGCTGTCAAAGGGCCATGGCTATTGGCGGCATGGACTAAACCGCGGCTGGTGCAATACATCCTCTCCAGGCCTGAATATGGGTTCAATGCGCTGTGGCTGGTTGCTGATGTGGATGAACCTGAACAGCTTATCCGCCATCTCCAGGGACTACTCTATATAAAGGAAGAAGGCGGGGCTTCGAGCCGGTTTCGTTTTTATGACCCGCGGGTGTTTAACCATTGGTTGCAGAACCTGGCTTCTGTTCGCCTTGCTGATTTTTTTGGCCCTGTGCAAATGTGGATAAGCCCGGACCCGAATCCACTGATGACGGCGCAACGCGCGTGGCAATATAAATGGGTGGATGGGCAAATGAATAGCAGTGAAATCCCTTTGCAACAGCGTGTGAACAATGAATAG
- a CDS encoding VasL domain-containing protein, which yields MGHLDYQPVATGKDPRAFEAFEVIRTEINKLNHPLHPVIDWNLLQSQAIKLFSSNGVDLQSVVYYSMARTRLNQWNGFAEGCELLAVLIVSQWEIVWPPENPARARQEILDWFAARVGSAIRQLPKNKQSLRDIYRAEYALSKICEKLNAIGNINFTLLQSVHFYLAQTISAIHPPDESTPNNNGSTVTLPLVYLPENKESNSPSVETAAQPGRQQQVFTDTSSLNTFAGKRAKANGRGGLIMAGIVTGALLTLPGTFVVSRFQQRSVVDKMLMSTQPPPELVKTATAEKHLPELTASRPLILEKYQQKLETILAQSPVESMSAGLEMVRLLEEIYPGNTVTRGWYKRVEQLSSQGTVPGYEQAKEKLQLLMGELLNNEKQHRTVTISYLKSAIYDIQQRLSETEPLSYQLTSIEQSIRQGKQPSPADLQKVDDQLKGIQARYLQALQTLKSAHTPLSYQDEKK from the coding sequence ATGGGACATTTAGATTATCAACCTGTCGCAACGGGTAAAGACCCTCGTGCTTTCGAAGCATTTGAGGTGATTAGAACTGAGATTAATAAGTTAAATCATCCGCTTCATCCTGTTATTGACTGGAATCTTCTGCAATCACAGGCCATCAAGCTGTTTTCTTCTAACGGCGTTGACCTGCAGAGCGTTGTTTATTACAGCATGGCGCGTACCCGGTTAAATCAGTGGAATGGTTTTGCCGAAGGGTGTGAATTATTGGCTGTGCTTATTGTTTCCCAATGGGAAATAGTGTGGCCACCGGAAAATCCGGCCAGGGCAAGGCAAGAAATCCTCGACTGGTTTGCGGCGCGGGTCGGTTCAGCCATTCGGCAATTGCCTAAAAATAAGCAGTCACTGCGAGATATCTATCGCGCTGAATATGCGTTGAGTAAAATATGTGAAAAACTGAATGCTATAGGAAACATAAATTTCACGCTCCTGCAAAGCGTCCATTTTTATCTGGCACAGACGATTTCCGCTATTCATCCCCCGGATGAATCAACGCCGAATAATAACGGATCTACCGTGACGTTGCCGCTGGTCTATCTTCCGGAAAATAAAGAGAGCAATTCACCTTCGGTGGAAACCGCGGCGCAACCGGGCAGACAACAACAGGTATTCACTGATACCTCTTCGCTTAATACTTTTGCCGGGAAGCGAGCCAAGGCAAACGGGCGAGGGGGACTAATAATGGCTGGCATCGTGACAGGTGCCTTATTAACGCTGCCTGGAACGTTCGTGGTTAGCCGTTTTCAACAACGCAGCGTGGTTGACAAAATGCTCATGAGTACACAACCCCCGCCTGAGTTGGTCAAGACGGCAACAGCGGAAAAACATCTCCCGGAACTAACGGCCAGTCGTCCGTTGATTCTTGAAAAATACCAGCAAAAGCTGGAGACCATCCTTGCGCAATCGCCCGTGGAGTCAATGAGTGCAGGGCTTGAGATGGTGAGATTGCTGGAAGAAATTTATCCGGGAAACACCGTCACCCGCGGTTGGTATAAGCGGGTCGAGCAACTCTCTTCGCAGGGCACGGTGCCTGGTTATGAGCAGGCAAAAGAGAAGCTTCAGTTGCTCATGGGCGAACTCCTCAATAACGAAAAGCAGCACCGTACCGTTACGATCTCTTACCTCAAAAGCGCCATTTACGACATTCAACAGCGTCTGTCTGAGACAGAGCCGCTCTCTTACCAGCTAACGTCAATCGAGCAGTCTATCCGTCAAGGTAAACAGCCTTCCCCGGCCGATCTTCAGAAAGTGGACGATCAGCTGAAAGGGATCCAGGCCCGTTATCTGCAAGCGTTGCAGACGCTTAAGTCAGCCCACACACCACTCTCTTATCAGGATGAAAAGAAATGA
- the tssA gene encoding type VI secretion system protein TssA: MTLNNHPWLQRVLAPLSEEKTTAKVNEESPLWEEVDSGIARLGSLTHEHVDIPRIQEHCLILLEQESKDFRIVIHLLRTLQHGGHPEQVVLAGVLLTEYLRHFASTAWPQDARIRVRLLQQVLKRFEGVAGYFSQRCDEVERKQFRETMVVLSEMLCSFDATLSSEVSSLMQIYDRSASDASVRKADEVPQTKPAISSLIPSATAGFDIATDSERAWRQSLLKVADLLCESHPAEPVGYLVRRHAIWGNLNSAPASKDGIKTQLAAVSPDRVSDYRNRMAIDPQVWKEIETSLTLAPWWFDGHYLSSLRAELSGYHEVAQAIRESVARLINRLPGIEKMQFSDGTSFASPDTCLWIMDVEKESEHHKLSINDDESLWHEFHVNGLQAALNKLEDLQKKETCADPRFYFYNQLTTARLLEEAGLSELAQHQFCSLWKSIRTLSLEEWEPSLMTFLKQYISDTSQGLE, from the coding sequence ATGACATTAAACAATCACCCCTGGCTGCAGCGGGTCCTGGCCCCCTTGTCGGAGGAAAAAACGACGGCAAAAGTCAACGAAGAATCGCCTTTATGGGAAGAGGTTGACAGCGGTATTGCAAGATTGGGTTCACTAACCCATGAACACGTTGATATTCCTCGCATTCAGGAACATTGCCTGATCCTGCTGGAGCAGGAAAGTAAAGATTTTCGGATCGTAATCCATTTGTTGCGCACGCTTCAGCATGGCGGACATCCCGAACAGGTGGTGCTGGCAGGTGTGTTATTGACCGAATATTTACGTCATTTTGCCTCCACCGCCTGGCCACAAGATGCCCGGATTAGAGTCAGGCTTTTGCAACAAGTCTTGAAGCGTTTTGAAGGCGTGGCCGGGTACTTCTCACAGCGATGCGATGAAGTTGAAAGAAAGCAATTCCGCGAAACGATGGTCGTTTTATCGGAAATGCTTTGTTCTTTTGATGCAACCCTTTCGTCTGAGGTGAGTTCGCTTATGCAGATCTATGATCGATCGGCGAGTGACGCTTCCGTCAGGAAAGCGGATGAGGTGCCGCAGACTAAGCCGGCAATCTCTTCGCTAATCCCGTCAGCCACAGCGGGCTTCGATATCGCTACTGACTCGGAAAGAGCGTGGCGACAAAGCCTGCTTAAAGTGGCCGATCTCTTGTGCGAATCCCACCCTGCCGAGCCGGTTGGCTATCTGGTTCGTCGTCATGCAATTTGGGGGAACCTGAACAGTGCTCCAGCGAGCAAAGATGGGATCAAAACGCAGCTTGCTGCTGTCTCCCCGGATCGTGTGTCTGATTATCGCAACAGAATGGCTATCGATCCGCAAGTCTGGAAAGAGATCGAAACCAGCCTGACCCTCGCCCCCTGGTGGTTTGATGGACATTATCTCTCTTCCCTCAGAGCCGAGCTGAGTGGTTATCATGAAGTGGCTCAGGCTATTCGGGAAAGCGTGGCGAGACTAATCAACAGGCTTCCCGGTATAGAGAAAATGCAGTTCAGCGATGGGACATCTTTTGCCAGTCCTGATACTTGCCTCTGGATTATGGACGTGGAAAAAGAGAGTGAGCATCACAAACTGTCTATAAACGATGATGAATCACTTTGGCATGAATTTCATGTAAATGGCCTACAGGCCGCGTTAAACAAACTTGAAGATCTTCAAAAGAAGGAAACGTGCGCCGATCCTCGCTTTTATTTTTATAACCAACTCACTACAGCGAGACTGCTGGAGGAAGCGGGTTTAAGTGAACTCGCCCAGCATCAATTCTGCTCGCTCTGGAAAAGTATTCGCACACTCTCACTTGAGGAGTGGGAACCTTCATTAATGACTTTCCTGAAGCAATATATTTCTGACACTTCACAGGGACTGGAGTAA
- a CDS encoding PAAR domain-containing protein: MGIPVSLKGHQHICPLDKHIGGPIQDGDPALTVNGIPVALVGHRCECQKESPDVITGGTSLLTVNGIPVALVGSPTAHGGKVIEGDATLTIG, from the coding sequence ATGGGAATTCCCGTTTCTTTAAAAGGACATCAACATATCTGCCCGCTGGATAAACACATCGGCGGCCCCATACAGGATGGCGACCCCGCGTTGACGGTAAACGGTATTCCGGTAGCGCTGGTTGGGCACCGCTGTGAATGTCAGAAAGAAAGTCCGGATGTCATCACAGGCGGGACGTCATTGCTTACCGTAAACGGTATTCCAGTCGCGCTGGTGGGGTCGCCGACGGCACACGGTGGCAAAGTGATTGAAGGCGATGCAACGCTCACGATTGGATAA